One Cydia pomonella isolate Wapato2018A chromosome 15, ilCydPomo1, whole genome shotgun sequence DNA window includes the following coding sequences:
- the LOC133525415 gene encoding uncharacterized protein LOC133525415 isoform X1 has protein sequence MCYKGNFLHCIPIEWACLALGILNVIANILILVCYAFIWFIILTMSAPGTLTWCGLFGRHSYRGWIPEVFIYVIVPIAVLLNLIFSILLCNGICQRRPRQVKAYFMYGVGITVLATLVSVMLLSCDSEQLGLRRYTDPGADVQFRTAQGLWLLFGCVLHSLFLVLVHQTHKKLKEKKSFDHVRLQEFSNTKKGIYV, from the exons ATGTGCTACAAAGGTAATTTCCTCCATTGCATCCCAATCGAGTGGGCCTGCCTCGCACTGGGCATTTTGAATGTG ATCGCCAATATTCTGATTTTGGTGTGCTATGCTTTCATCTGGTTTATCATATTGACCATGTCAGCGCCAGGAACATTAACATGGTGTGGTTTATTCG GTCGTCACTCTTACCGTGGTTGGATTCCTGAagtgttcatatacgtcatagTGCCAATCGCTGTTCTTCTCAACTTAATCTTCTCCATTCTTCTCTGCAATGGAATATGTCAA CGTCGACCAAGGCAAGTGAAAGCTTACTTCATGTACGGTGTGGGGATCACCGTACTAGCGACCCTTGTGTCCGTGATGCTTCTCAGTTGCGACAGCGAGCAGCTGGGTCTACGCCGTTACACTGACCCCGGGGCTGATGTCCAGTTCAGGACAGCTCAGGGGCTCTGGCTGCTGTTTGGATGTG TTCTCCATTCGTTATTCCTCGTGCTGGTTCACCAGACGCACAAGAAGCTCAAAGAGAAGAAATCTTTCGATCACGTCCGCCTACAGGAATTCAGCaacacgaaaaaagggatttacGTATAA